A window of Aquibium oceanicum genomic DNA:
ACTCCTGCGCCCATGGCATCGCGGCGTCGGCAAAGGCCCAGAGCGCCGCAAACAGGCAGAGCCCGACGATCCAGACAACCAGGCGGTGCGACGGCGCCGCGGCATCGCGGCCGTCCGCTTCCAGTGCGCTCGCGGGGCCGGCGACGGACACCGGTCAGCCCCGCATCATGACGGCGGCGACCGTGTCGCGGTCGAGCGTCCCCACCGCCTGGCCGTCGGGCGATTTCACAAGGAGCCGCGTGCCCGTCTCGCCGAACAGCGGTGCGGCTTCCGCAACTGTCGCTGCGGCGGAGACTTCGCCGGCATAGCTGTCCGCGGCGACCGAGCCCGGAAGCCGGCTGGCGAGCGGACCGACCCGCAGCACCTTGGCCTTGGCGACGTTGCGGGTGAATTCCGACACATAGGAATCGGCCGGCGCCAGCACGATCTCCTCGGGCGTGCCGACCTGGACGACGGCGCCGTCCTTCATGATGGCGATGCGGTCCCCGAGACGGATCGCCTCGTCGAAATCGTGGGTGATGAAGACGATGGTCTTCTTCAGGACCGATTGCAGCCGCATGAACTCGTCCTGCATCTCGCGCCGGATAAGCGGATCGAGGGCGGAAAAGGGTTCGTCGAGGAACCAGAGCTCGGGCTCCACGGCGAGCGAGCGGGCGATGCCGACGCGCTGCTGCTGGCCGCCGGAAAGCTCTCGCGGAAAGAAGTGCTCGCGCCCGGAAAGGCCGACAAGTTCGATCATCTCGCGCGCCCGCGCCTCCCGCCGTGCCCGCGCGACCCCTTGGACTTCCAGAGGAAAGGCGACGTTGCCGAGCACGCTCATGTGCGGGAGCAGCGCGAAGTTCTGGAACACCATGCCCATCTGGTGGCGGCGGATCTCGATCATCCGCTTCTCGCTGGCGGCGAGCAGGTTCTCGCCGTTGAACAGGATCTCGCCCGCGCTCGGCTCCACCAGCCGCGACATGCAGCGCACCAGCGTCGATTTGCCGGACCCGGAGAGCCCCATGATGACGAAGCACTCGCCGGCATGGACGCCAAGGCTGACGTCCCGCACCGCCGGAATCGCGTCGCTGGCCGAAAGTTCTTCTTTGGTAATGGCGCGCGCGGAAATCAGGCGCGCGACGCGCTCCGCATCCGATCCGAAGAGTTTCCAGACCGACCGGCAGACCAGCTTGGCCGCGGCGTCCGGCGCCGTTGTCTCAGGCATGCTTCCGACGCGTTCTTTTCCACTGGACGCCGTATACTCGTCCGGAGCCGGCCGCCCGGCACGCGCCGGGTCGGCCGATTGTCCGGCCTGGCGAGAGCCTCAGTTGATCCAGCCGGACCAGCGGCTCTCGTTCTCGGTCATCCAGTTGGCCACGACGTCCTCGATGGACTCCCCGTCGAGGTCGACCTTGGTGATCAGGGCACCCATCTCGTCATTGTCGATGGTGAAAGCCTTGATCGCCTCGTAGGCGCCGGGCCACTTGTCCTTCACGCCGGCCCAGGCGACCTTCCAGATCTCGCCGAACGGCTTGCCGCAGTCGTAGGCCATGTCGGGGTTCGATCCCCAGGACGGATCGCCGTAGCACTCGGCGGTGTATTCGGGGAACTCGATCCACTCGCCCTCGTACTTGGCCGGCGCCCAGTGCGGGGCGTAGACCCAGAGAAGGATCGGCGCCTGGCGCTGGTAGGCGCTTTCGAGTTCGGCGAACAGCGCCGCGTCCGTTCCGGCATGGATCACCTCGAAAGGCAGGTCCAGCGCCTCGACGCGCTCGTCGTCGAAGCCGCCCCAGGTGACGGGTCCGCCGAGATAACGCCCCTTCGGCGCGGTCTCGGCCGTGGAGAAGGCCTCGGCGCAGGCTTCGTCCTTCAGTGCTTCCCAGCTGGGCAGGCCGGGACATTTGTCGGCCATGTAGGCGGGGTACCACCACTCCTCCTTGGCCTTCATGCCGGTCGGGCCGACATTCTCCACCTTGCCGGTGGCGGTGGCGGCGTCCATGGCCTCGCGGCCGGTCGTCTCCCACATCTCCATGGCGACATGCAGGTCGCCGCTTTCCAACCCCGCGAACTGGGCGAGATAATCCGCCTGCACGAGTTCGACGTTGTAGCCGGCCTTCTTCAGGATCTCGGCCATCAGGTTGGTGGTGATCAGCTGCCCGGTCCAGTCGTGCAGCGTGAGCTTGATCGGATCCGTGGATTCCGGCTCGGCCTGGGCCGGCGCGGAGGCCAGAGACAGCCCGCCCGCCACGAGCGCGGACGAGACGGCAAGTCTGAGCATTGTCCTGGAGAACATCGATCGTATCCCTCTTTGTCTTTGCATCGGCAACGACCCGGCTTCTTCGCGGCCGGATTCCCGTCTCATCGGTCAAGTGTGAAGTGCCGCAGCGTTAGCTGTCAACGGCAATGTGGGATTTGTTGGCTTTTGATTGGGGTTTTGTGGTTTTGCGAGTTGAATTGCCTATCGAAGCGGCACAAAATGCACATCGCGGAGGCCGTCCATGCAGTTCACACCGCGCCAGACCGAAATCATGCTCGCCGCCCGTCGCGACGGCGCTGCCAGCATCTCGGCGCTCGCCGCCAGCCTCGGCGTCTCGCTGGAGACGGTGCGACGGGACATCCGGCCGCTGGTCGACGACGGCCATCTGGTGAAGATGCACGGCGCCATCCAGCTTCCCGACCACGGTCGCGAGGCGCCCTTCGACCGGCGCATGCGCGAGAACGCCGTCGAGAAGCGGCGCATCGCCCACCACATAGCGGCCAGCATCCGCGACGGCGACAGCATCATGCTGGACACGGGCACGACTACGAGCATCCTGGCGCGCGAGCTTTCAGCCCGGCGCGAACTGACCATCGTGACCAATTCCTCCGACATCGCGCGCACGCTGGCGACGGTCAACGGCAACAAGGTCTTCATGGCCGGCGGCGAACTGCACGGCGACAACGGCGCGGCCTTCGGCCGGACGGCCATCGACTTCATCGCCCGGTTCCGCGTGCGCCACGCGATCATTTCCATCGGCGCCGTCGACGCCGCGCTCGGGCCGATGGACTATCTGCTCGAGGAAGCCGAGTTCGCACGCATGGCACTCCAGTGCGGTGAGCGCCGCATCATCGCCACCGACCACACCAAGTTCGGCCGCGCCGCGTTGGTGAAGGT
This region includes:
- a CDS encoding DeoR/GlpR family DNA-binding transcription regulator, whose product is MQFTPRQTEIMLAARRDGAASISALAASLGVSLETVRRDIRPLVDDGHLVKMHGAIQLPDHGREAPFDRRMRENAVEKRRIAHHIAASIRDGDSIMLDTGTTTSILARELSARRELTIVTNSSDIARTLATVNGNKVFMAGGELHGDNGAAFGRTAIDFIARFRVRHAIISIGAVDAALGPMDYLLEEAEFARMALQCGERRIIATDHTKFGRAALVKVCGFGDFDLLVSDRAPPGEIAEAIEAAGATWEVAES
- a CDS encoding ABC transporter substrate-binding protein: MFSRTMLRLAVSSALVAGGLSLASAPAQAEPESTDPIKLTLHDWTGQLITTNLMAEILKKAGYNVELVQADYLAQFAGLESGDLHVAMEMWETTGREAMDAATATGKVENVGPTGMKAKEEWWYPAYMADKCPGLPSWEALKDEACAEAFSTAETAPKGRYLGGPVTWGGFDDERVEALDLPFEVIHAGTDAALFAELESAYQRQAPILLWVYAPHWAPAKYEGEWIEFPEYTAECYGDPSWGSNPDMAYDCGKPFGEIWKVAWAGVKDKWPGAYEAIKAFTIDNDEMGALITKVDLDGESIEDVVANWMTENESRWSGWIN
- a CDS encoding quaternary amine ABC transporter ATP-binding protein; its protein translation is MPETTAPDAAAKLVCRSVWKLFGSDAERVARLISARAITKEELSASDAIPAVRDVSLGVHAGECFVIMGLSGSGKSTLVRCMSRLVEPSAGEILFNGENLLAASEKRMIEIRRHQMGMVFQNFALLPHMSVLGNVAFPLEVQGVARARREARAREMIELVGLSGREHFFPRELSGGQQQRVGIARSLAVEPELWFLDEPFSALDPLIRREMQDEFMRLQSVLKKTIVFITHDFDEAIRLGDRIAIMKDGAVVQVGTPEEIVLAPADSYVSEFTRNVAKAKVLRVGPLASRLPGSVAADSYAGEVSAAATVAEAAPLFGETGTRLLVKSPDGQAVGTLDRDTVAAVMMRG